A window of uncultured Methanoregula sp. genomic DNA:
TCTCTCACCGTGCGATCGGGAAAGGTGTTTCCGGAGAGGCTGAAGGAAGGCAGGGGAAGATCATCGAATCGCTGCACAAATGCCTGTCAGTAGATTTCGTCACGAAGCCCGGGGCCGGTGGCGGGATCATGCCGATGTACGAGGCATACCGCAAGAATTCCGAATCGCTCACTGAAAACGCATCGCCCGCAGAAAACGAACCGCGCATCGAACAGGAAACGCACAACGAAACTATCGAGGATATCATGGTAAACGAAAAGGAAACAACCGTCTTAACGGTCGAATCGCTCCGCGAGACCCGCCCCGACCTGTATACGAAGGTCAAGGAATCGGTCCTGCAGGAGATTCAGGCATCCGAAGCCCACAAGCTGCAGGAGTCTGAACAGAAGAAGATCCTGAAAGAGAACCAGGACATGAAGGTCGAACTCGAACGGCTCCGCGAGGCCCAGGTGTTCCAGGAAGCCGGCAGGATTGTCGGCAAGGCTCTGGAGAAGTCCACGCTGCCGCAGATCACCAAGGACCGGCTGAAAGAGTCGCTCCCGAAGCTGGCAACGATCAAGGAAGGCAAGCTTGACGAGACCGCATTCAATGAAGCGCTCACTACTGCCATCAAGACCGAGACCGACTACGTGGCAAAACTCACCGAGTCCGGGAAACCCAAAGGCATGGGCGGCCCTGCAGGGGCATCCACCGGATCGGGCGACTCGAAGACACGGCTGAAAGAATCGTTCAAGCAGTCGTACATCCGGCAGGGCAAGTCAGCCAAGGAAGCCGAGACACTCGCGGAAATTGCCGCGTCAGGGAGGTAAGGAATCATGACAACTCAGTATCCAGTAACCGGCCGGGTGGCCGGGGAAGAGGGATCGATCACCAACCAGGGCAGGTACCTGACCTTCGTTGAATCCGATCTCACCCACCCGACGCATTCGGACGGCCTTGCAGACAAGGGCGATCCGGTCAATGTCGGCAATATCGTAGGGGTCGTGAGCTCATCCAGCCCGACCGCCGCCACGGATCTCGTGACTGTAGACACGGAAGGTGTCTGGTATCTCAATGTCGTCGCATCCGATGACGCAGGCACCAGCGCAGTAGTGCTTGGCGACCAGCTGTTCATTGCAGCAGGCGTGATCTCAAAGAAAGCAAGTGGCGTTCCTTTCGGCAAAGCGCTCGGTGCACTCTCCGGATCAGCCACTGCCGCAGTATGTGCCGTCAAGATCCACCAGGAGGATCCGTTAACCTCGCTCAGCGGCCGCAAGTTCGTCATTACGACTCAGTTTGCAGCTGCCGAAATCACTGCCGGCCGGGGAATCTTCATTGCACCCGCAGCCTGCGAACTTATCTCAGTCGTCGAGGCCCACGGGACTATCGCGGGGCAGGCCGGCACGCTCCAGCTGGAGAAGTGCAACACCGGGGAAGCCAAGACTGCAGGCGATGCAATGCTGGCATCAGCGTTCAACCTGGAATCAACTGTCAACACACCGGTCACCATTGCAGCGGTAACGGACGGCAAGCAACAGCTCGTCGCAGGCGACGAGATCAGACTCAAGCTCGCGAGCGGAGCATCAACCTCGTATGTCGATGGTGTTGCAACCCTGCTCATGAAGTGGCTCTAAGGAGGACTGAAACATCATGGTAGAATTTATGGAAATTATGAAGGAAGGATGGGACGGGTTCTCATCAGTCCGCGACGCACCGGTCGACGAGTCCGCAATTGCTGAAGCGCTCGACCTCTTTACGAACGCGAACAGGCTCAAGCCTCACCAGCACGCATACCTGGTCCAGGAAGCAATCGCAACCAGCGATTTCCCGACCCTGCTGGGGAACGTCATTGACCGGCAGCTGCTCGCGAACTACAAACTCCCCTCGACAATCTCCGAGTGGCGGCAGTATATCAAGGTCGCACCCGGCGGCATTCCGGACTTCAACGATGTTGAACGCAACCGCGTTGACGGCATCGACCAGCGCCTTCTCAAGATCTCGGACGGCGTATTCCAGCCGGCAAAACAGACCTCGACCCAGTACAAGTATCACCTCGATACCTACGGCCGGGTCTTCGAGATCACCCGGAAAGCGCTCATCAACGACGCTCTCGGCGCATTCTCGGACATCTCAACACGGTTCGCCCGTGCAGCGCTCAGGACCGAAGCGTACTTCGCCACCAATCTGTTCTGCACCTCATCCGGCCCGAACTCCTCGTTCTTCGGGGCATCAATCTCCGATGCCGGGCAGACCATCACCAACCTCGGCGCTCTCCCGCTGACCATCAACAACCTGGAGACCACGCTCACCTACATGAGCGAGCAGAAAGACCCCCAGGGTGAAGCAATCGAGATCGAAGGCGTCCACCTGGTCGTCCCGCCCGCTCTCTTCATCACGGCAAAGTCGATCCTCACGTCCTCGAACAAGTTCTATGTGGATGTCCAGGGCGGCGCCGGTGCCTCAATCATGGCATACCCGACCGCCAACGTCCTTGCCGACATGCCGATCCAGCTGCACAAGAACCCGACCCTGAACACCATCGATACCAGCGGCAAGGTCCGCACTACCTGGTATCTCTTCGCGGATCCCGCGGAAGGTGCAGCGATCGAGGTCGGGTTCCTCAGAGGCCAGGAAGGCCCCGAGATCTGTATGAAAGCGTCCGACAAGATGTCCGTAAGTGGCGGGGCAATGTCTCCGTTCGCGGGCAGCTTCGACTCGGACAAGATCGCGTACCGTGTCCGCCACGACATTGGTGGCGCCACCATGGACCCGCGGCTCGCATACGCTCAGACCGGCAGCTAATCCGATCACCCATCTTTTTTGCGAGGTGGATGATTGACCAATCTTAACCCGGTAACGAAGGAGCAGCAGTACCTTCAGGCCATCCTCGATCAGCAAGAGGAGACCAACCGCCTCCTGCGAGAGCTCCAGCAAGCGGCCCCGGCTTCCGAGATCCTGGAAGAGCCCGCACGATC
This region includes:
- a CDS encoding capsid cement protein, giving the protein MTTQYPVTGRVAGEEGSITNQGRYLTFVESDLTHPTHSDGLADKGDPVNVGNIVGVVSSSSPTAATDLVTVDTEGVWYLNVVASDDAGTSAVVLGDQLFIAAGVISKKASGVPFGKALGALSGSATAAVCAVKIHQEDPLTSLSGRKFVITTQFAAAEITAGRGIFIAPAACELISVVEAHGTIAGQAGTLQLEKCNTGEAKTAGDAMLASAFNLESTVNTPVTIAAVTDGKQQLVAGDEIRLKLASGASTSYVDGVATLLMKWL
- a CDS encoding Mu-like prophage major head subunit gpT family protein codes for the protein MVEFMEIMKEGWDGFSSVRDAPVDESAIAEALDLFTNANRLKPHQHAYLVQEAIATSDFPTLLGNVIDRQLLANYKLPSTISEWRQYIKVAPGGIPDFNDVERNRVDGIDQRLLKISDGVFQPAKQTSTQYKYHLDTYGRVFEITRKALINDALGAFSDISTRFARAALRTEAYFATNLFCTSSGPNSSFFGASISDAGQTITNLGALPLTINNLETTLTYMSEQKDPQGEAIEIEGVHLVVPPALFITAKSILTSSNKFYVDVQGGAGASIMAYPTANVLADMPIQLHKNPTLNTIDTSGKVRTTWYLFADPAEGAAIEVGFLRGQEGPEICMKASDKMSVSGGAMSPFAGSFDSDKIAYRVRHDIGGATMDPRLAYAQTGS